One part of the Methylobacterium mesophilicum SR1.6/6 genome encodes these proteins:
- a CDS encoding MOSC domain-containing protein translates to MSTTAAPPHIEAFAHKVGSVAQGVPGGATGWQGSLLHIHIAPAASYEMEELTEAHCIAGRGIEGDRYCLGTGTYSPKADTREVTLIEQEVLDALARNDPPLQEGPIHLAPIDHRRNLTVRGVPLNHLVGRRFQVGEVILRGGRLNFPCKYLEELLGLPVYLPLYNRSGLNCGIERGGIIRPGDPITLVE, encoded by the coding sequence ATGAGCACGACCGCGGCCCCTCCCCATATCGAGGCCTTCGCCCACAAGGTCGGCTCTGTCGCCCAGGGCGTGCCCGGTGGCGCCACCGGGTGGCAGGGCAGCCTTCTCCACATCCACATCGCCCCTGCGGCGAGCTACGAGATGGAGGAGCTGACGGAGGCCCACTGCATCGCCGGCCGGGGCATTGAGGGCGACCGCTATTGCCTGGGCACCGGCACCTACTCGCCCAAGGCCGACACCCGCGAGGTGACGCTGATCGAGCAGGAGGTGCTCGACGCCCTCGCGCGCAACGATCCGCCGCTTCAGGAGGGGCCGATCCACCTGGCGCCCATCGACCACCGCCGCAATCTTACGGTGCGCGGCGTGCCCCTCAATCACCTCGTCGGGCGCCGTTTCCAGGTGGGCGAGGTGATTCTGCGCGGGGGGCGGCTGAACTTCCCGTGCAAGTATCTTGAAGAACTGCTCGGCCTCCCCGTCTACCTGCCGCTCTACAACCGCTCCGGGCTCAATTGTGGGATCGAGCGCGGTGGCATCATCCGGCCGGGTGATCCGATCACCCTGGTGGAGTGA
- a CDS encoding PDR/VanB family oxidoreductase, with protein sequence MSARIVMKLTVVEAIATTPEVVRLTLVHPRRPQLPAWEPGAHVDLRLPDERVRQYSLCGDPADRSRYVLAIKREEAGRGGSAWVHAQLAAGATVPISHPRNHFPLAAGARRHVLVGGGIGVTPVAAMARHLAATGGDFTLHLCARSAAQAPLLEELRAVCGERLRCWYSAEGQRLDPAMLGPPEDGVHLYACGPQPLTAAVQALGWPAEQVHVEHFAPLVDEGYTPEPFDVRIASTGATLHVPAETSLLEVLSQNGTKMPSSCEIGVCGACECGYREGDVIHRDVVLPPARRQDHLMPCVSRARGTLTLAL encoded by the coding sequence ATGTCCGCCCGCATCGTCATGAAGCTGACGGTCGTGGAGGCCATCGCCACCACCCCGGAGGTGGTGCGCCTCACCCTCGTCCATCCGCGGCGCCCGCAGCTGCCCGCCTGGGAGCCCGGCGCCCATGTCGACCTGCGCCTGCCGGACGAGCGGGTGAGGCAGTACTCCCTCTGCGGCGACCCCGCCGATCGGAGCCGGTACGTTTTGGCGATCAAGCGCGAGGAGGCCGGGCGTGGCGGCTCGGCCTGGGTGCACGCCCAACTCGCCGCCGGGGCGACCGTCCCCATCTCGCACCCGCGCAACCATTTCCCCCTGGCTGCTGGGGCGCGGCGCCATGTGCTCGTCGGCGGCGGCATCGGCGTGACGCCCGTCGCCGCCATGGCACGGCACCTAGCCGCGACGGGGGGCGACTTCACGCTCCACCTCTGCGCGCGCTCTGCTGCGCAGGCCCCCCTGCTGGAGGAGCTGCGCGCGGTCTGCGGTGAGCGTCTGCGCTGCTGGTACTCCGCGGAGGGCCAACGGCTCGATCCCGCGATGCTCGGGCCGCCGGAGGACGGCGTCCACCTCTACGCCTGTGGACCCCAGCCCCTGACGGCGGCGGTGCAGGCGCTGGGCTGGCCGGCGGAGCAGGTGCATGTCGAGCATTTCGCGCCGCTCGTCGATGAGGGCTACACGCCCGAACCCTTCGACGTGCGGATCGCCTCGACCGGCGCCACCCTGCATGTCCCCGCCGAGACCTCGCTCTTGGAGGTCCTGAGTCAGAACGGGACCAAGATGCCCTCATCCTGCGAGATCGGCGTGTGCGGCGCCTGCGAATGCGGCTATCGTGAGGGCGACGTGATCCACCGTGACGTCGTGCTACCTCCGGCCAGACGCCAGGATCACCTGATGCCCTGCGTCTCCCGCGCCCGCGGGACTCTGACGCTCGCCCTTTGA